A single Aquificaceae bacterium DNA region contains:
- a CDS encoding bis-aminopropyl spermidine synthase family protein produces the protein MSVLVELVDRARELGGVRVYKKNIERVLSALLKSGDFWEIVDMSDLPVPAASGIIKTLVERGIAFIDDEENIRLTQKGFDLVRDLGIEPYVEYVCQACEGRGIPFYVDIEFYREFLQITKDRPKAIRDYDQGSVTPETTVARVLFMDSRGDLRNKDIIVLGAEDDLTGLAVALSRKARSVLVIDIDKRLIDFDNRIFKELGIDNAEARVWDLRNPFPQEMLGKYDVFVSDPPETLPAFRAFIGRGIATLREDGGVGYFGLTLRDSSVFRWREFQIALTTEFGVVITDIIQDFNAYITWDYHPETKAAKVAPVKRQPKGIWYRSAWYRIEALPGFKRWNEPISDDVFYLDEEGSTT, from the coding sequence TTGAGCGTCCTTGTAGAGCTTGTGGATAGGGCAAGGGAATTGGGTGGCGTTAGGGTTTACAAAAAGAACATAGAGCGTGTGCTTTCCGCACTTCTCAAAAGTGGAGACTTTTGGGAAATTGTGGATATGTCCGACCTGCCTGTGCCTGCTGCCTCTGGCATAATAAAGACCCTGGTGGAAAGGGGTATAGCCTTCATAGATGACGAGGAAAACATAAGGCTCACTCAAAAGGGTTTTGACTTGGTCAGAGACCTTGGCATAGAGCCTTATGTGGAATATGTGTGTCAAGCCTGTGAGGGCAGAGGCATTCCCTTTTATGTGGATATAGAGTTTTATAGAGAGTTTCTTCAAATTACAAAGGACAGACCCAAAGCCATTAGGGACTACGACCAAGGCTCTGTCACACCTGAGACCACGGTGGCAAGGGTGCTCTTTATGGACTCAAGAGGTGACCTAAGAAACAAGGATATTATTGTTTTGGGTGCGGAGGATGACCTTACTGGTTTGGCGGTAGCCCTCTCAAGGAAGGCACGCAGTGTTCTGGTTATAGACATAGACAAGAGATTAATAGACTTTGACAACAGGATTTTCAAAGAGCTTGGCATAGATAACGCAGAGGCAAGGGTCTGGGACTTGAGAAATCCATTCCCTCAGGAGATGCTGGGGAAATACGATGTCTTTGTTTCAGACCCACCAGAAACCTTGCCTGCCTTTAGAGCTTTTATAGGTAGAGGCATAGCAACCCTTAGAGAGGACGGTGGTGTAGGCTATTTTGGTCTAACCCTCAGAGATTCTTCTGTTTTTCGCTGGAGAGAGTTCCAGATAGCTCTAACCACAGAGTTTGGCGTAGTCATAACAGATATAATCCAAGACTTTAACGCCTACATAACTTGGGACTACCACCCAGAAACGAAAGCAGCAAAGGTTGCTCCAGTAAAGAGACAACCAAAGGGTATATGGTATAGGTCCGCCTGGTATAGAATAGAGGCTCTTCCTGGCTTTAAAAGGTGGAACGAGCCCATATCCGACGATGTCTTTTACCTTGACGAAGAGGGGTCAACTACTTGA